A region of Acetivibrio cellulolyticus CD2 DNA encodes the following proteins:
- the tnpB gene encoding IS66 family insertion sequence element accessory protein TnpB (TnpB, as the term is used for proteins encoded by IS66 family insertion elements, is considered an accessory protein, since TnpC, encoded by a neighboring gene, is a DDE family transposase.) — protein MLSISGTEKVYLAIGSTDMRRSIDGLAAIVQQCFSLDPFSSNLFVFCNKNRTMIKILHWDHNGFWLYFRRLEKGTFKWPSDNSKETIQVGTRELYWLLTGLSIEQKQAHRKAASNVVI, from the coding sequence ATGTTGAGCATAAGTGGAACAGAAAAAGTATATCTTGCTATTGGAAGTACTGATATGAGACGCTCTATCGACGGTTTGGCAGCAATAGTTCAGCAATGTTTTTCTCTCGACCCATTTTCATCGAATCTTTTTGTGTTTTGCAATAAAAACAGGACAATGATAAAAATATTACATTGGGATCATAACGGATTTTGGCTATACTTCCGACGACTTGAAAAGGGAACGTTTAAATGGCCTTCAGATAACTCTAAAGAGACAATTCAGGTGGGTACTAGGGAACTCTATTGGTTATTAACTGGACTTTCAATTGAGCAAAAACAAGCACACCGGAAAGCAGCTTCAAACGTGGTGATATAG